The Bdellovibrio bacteriovorus W nucleotide sequence TGATAAGAAATTAGAGATGTTTGAAATTCCTCGCCTAGGTGGGCGTTTAAACCAGAGCTTCGTGAACATGGCTTTAGATACCGATGAATTTCAAGGTGGTGGAATTGCTCCAGTTCCGAAAGGCGAGGACACTCTCAATAATCTCGCTGCAAATTCCAATCGTCTTGATGAAAGTGCCAACGACATTGTTATTTCTGAAGCACGTGCTGCTTATCGTATTGAGAATCCAAAAAACTATACTTCTGAAAATATGGACTGTGTAAGCTGTCACGTCACTCAAGCAAGTTTGCAGTGGGTTGCTAAAAAACGTGGACATTTAGAAGTTGAAAAAATTTGGAACACAGAGATCTATAAAAACAATAAATTTAATTTAGAAAATCTCTCTAAGAAAACTTGGCATTCGCAAAACGTGCGCATCTTTGGTTACTTCGGGACAACTCCCGCAGTTAGTCAGCGCGTGATCAATGAGTCGGCTGAAGTGGCTGAAAGCTTGAGTAGTCAGTACAAGTAATACAATGACTTAAGTTTTAGGATCTAAGTCTTTACAGAAATCTCGAAGACTTATTAAGACATCAATCAGTGCATTTACGAACGTCTCGCTTATATCTACTTTCCCCTCGTACGCTGCGAGGTTTCTCTTGTTGTGGGCATCGCTGAGAATTCGAATCTTCGCATTCTCTAGATTAGAGGTATGAGCTAGGCACTGAAAAACTGTATAGCGATCTTCTGAACGATATCCATGCGAGCGAAGGGCTGCTAAAGCAAAAGAATGGGCTGCACTATAGACCAACTCAAAGCGGCTCTCGAGGCTAAGAGCGGTGTTTTGAGAGTCTGTACATTTTAAACGAGCGGTGCGCAGAAGCCCTGTTAATTCGTCGTTAGAAGGTGGCTCCTCTTTGAGTTGGCCGATCTTAACTAAATTATCAAGGGGCTGTGAAGGCATTAATTTCTCCCAATAATATTATAATATTATCAGAAAGAACTTTTGAAACAAACGAATTTTTATTTTCAATGCGAGATCTAAACTCATCTCGAGTGTAAAGTGTTGGATTGATTTTTCTACCCAAAGTTTCTTCAGCAAGAGTTAGGGTGTCGTACAGCTCTGCTAAGGAAACTTCTTGGGAAACGATAAGAAGGTCAATATCACTTGCAGCAGTGTCTGTGCCTTTTGCTATAGATCCATAAATCAAAGCAAGATCAATTCGTTGTCTTAGATTTTCTAAAGCCTCTTTAAGTGGCTCTGTTAAGCCAACTGTCTTAAGAATGATGCTATGAAGTTCTTCAAAAATTGGAGAGGCCTTGTTCGCTTGATAATATTTCTGTTTGCCTTTTGTATTTATACTAACGATGCCAGCTTCTGATAATGATTGAAGCTCTCTTTGAATGGCGCCACTACCGCCGCCAGTTAGCTGAATAACTTCCGTCGTAAAAAAACTTCGATCTGGGGAAGCAAATAAAAGGCCGAGAACCTTCTTCTGCGTTGAGGTGAATAAGCTGTCTATCAAGCTCTTGTGAGGCGGAGAGTTTCTGGAGTTATTAGTGTCACTAACTTTTTCAATACCCATATTGGGTATGATAATGCCCAATATGGGTATGATCAAGTCTAATTAGGAGTAAAATACCCATTTTAGGTATAATAATGCCCAATATGGGTATTATACCCCCTTTGAGGCTACGGCGATCTCTAGGGGTTTAGGCTTTATAAGCTACTGAAATTACAAGGCTTAAAGCAAATTGATCGAAAGACAGCTCCAGTTAGACCGTGATTTGCTCCCAAAGAATCGGACTTAGAAGTTCCGAGCCAATCATCACAACAGGTTCAGCCTCTTTATTAGCTCTGACCTTTTTGGCTTCAGTCGGTAAGTGACCTGTGCCTCCATGCATATCAAACCAAGATCTGCGAATGGATAGTGAATTAGAAACGAAGACATGGGGAAAAACTTCCAGTTCTTTTTTATTTGCTCTTCCATATTCAAAGGAACTCAAGACAGTAAAGTCTTTGGAGGTTTCAATTTTCTCAAGTCTTTGAAAGGCAATTTCTTTTAGATATCTAAATTTCTGTCGCCCTGGGATTTTAGAAGTGAAAATAATATCTAAGTTTCCAGACAGAAAGTTCGCTTCCAGTTCGTTGAGGTCGTAGATATCTAACGTGATCTTTTTAACGCCAATCTGTTTAAAACAAATTTTAGAAACTTTAAGAGCAAAGTCCGATAATCCTTCAAGAGTGCCAATGTGAAGCTCTGCTACCATTTCATTATTGCTCACTCCGCGCAGTTCGGATTCTAAACGGCGGATGGATTTTTCAAAGATAGCGGAAAGCTCGAAGGCCACCGGAGTCCATCCAGATTTTCTTTTCGCAGATCTATCTAATAGAACGATTTTTAACTCGTCTTCGATCTTAGCGATAATACGAGAGAGCTGAGGTTGACTAAGGCCCACATGCAAAGCTGCTGCCGAGAGATTTTTAAAATTGACGGCTTTTGTAAGTACACTGAGTTCATAATAGAGCTGTTGCATCTTAGAGCTAAATCTCCTTCATCATGGTTTACGGATATAATTTAAGAATGCGATCATTCCAAAAATAACTGACAGTATATATCCGATAAAGCTCATCGCAGGAATTCCCAGGATAAGACTTTGTGTGTGGTGTACGAAAATATAGGACGAACTTAAGATCAGTGATCCAATGATCAGACCTAGAAATAGTAAATTCGAGGAGCTTTCAACAGAGCGCTTCAACTCTCGGATTTCTTTCACTTCCAATTTGAAGGCGTGCGAGGGGCTGTTGATCTTTCTCAAAAAGAAGTTCAACTGACGAGGAAGGGCGTTGATAAATGCCTTCGACTCGCGCGCCATCTGGCTCATCTCGTGGATAAAGCGTTGCGGTCCTAGTTGGGACTTTGCTAACTCTTCTGCAAACTGAAGGCTATACTGAAGAATATCAAAGTTCTCATTGATCTTTCTGCCCATTCCTTCAATCGAAATAATTGATTTAAAAAAGAGCATCAAATCCGTAGGAACTTGTAGGTGGTGGTCCGCCGCAATGCCTGCGGACTTCATAAGAATCTTTCCTAAATTTACATTTCTTAACGTCAACCCAAAGTAAGGGGCGATGAGTTCGCGTAAGTCTTTTGCAAAAAGATCAATGTGCACTTTATCCGTAAAAGGGGCTAAGTCGACAAACTCAAAAGCAAAACGCTCGTAGTCTTCTTTAGATAAAGCTAAAAGCATATTAGCAATAGCTGTCTGCGTGCGCGTATTTAAGCGACCGACAACTCCAAAATCGATCAAGCCGATTTGATTGTTTGGAAGGATAAAGAAGTTCCCCGCATGGAGATCGCCATGAAAGAGGCCATCGTTAAATACCATCTTCAGGTAAGCACCAAGCCCAATACGAATGATTTCATCAGGATTTACATTGGCCTGATGAAGGGCATTTTCCTGACTTAGAGGAATTCCAGCAAGGGCCTCCATTACGAGGACTCTTTCTGTGGATTCTTCAAGATAGACCTTGGGGATTTTAATATTTTCGTTGGACTTAAAGTTTTCGCGGAAGCGGCGGATGTTATTGGCCTCGACCACGAAGTTTGTTTCAAGTTCTAAGGTTCTAAAGTACTCATCCACGATTCCCATCGGATTGTAGGGACGAGCTTCAGGAATATAGGTCTCAATCAACTCTGCTAAAAGATACAAAACACTCAAGTCATCATTGATAGTTGCCACGATACCTGGTCGCTGAACCTTGATCACCACGTCTTCGCCGCTCACAAGTTTTGCGCGATGAACTTGCGCAATGCTGGCAGAGCCCAGAGGGTTTTCATCAATGTAAGAGAATTTTTTTGTCAGTGAATTGCCGAATTCTTCTTTGAGAACTTCTTCAATAACCGAAAAAGGTAGAGACTGGGCATTGTCGTGAAGTTTTTCAAACTCATGCACGTATTCTTCGGGAACGAGATCGGGACGGGAGGCGAGCAGTTGGCCAAGCTTTACAAACGTTGGCCCCAGCTCTTCAAAGCTCATTCTCATCCGCTCTGGCATCGAAAGAGCTTCGATGTCAGTGGATGAGTTGAGTCGCTCGATAATGAACTTACCGAGCTTTACTTTTTCCGCGACCTGATGAAACCCGTGCTTTGCGAACACTCCCACGATTGTTCGAAGTCTTGCCGCGTTTTTTAGGGTCTTTCCGATCTGTCGCCCGGTCTTTAAGGGTGTCACTGTTTTTCTCCGAATATTCGTCATTATCTCGGAGTTTAGAGTTTTCGGCAAACATCAATTTTTTACTGAGCTTAGGGCCGTTATCATTCGACTTTTCACCTAAAGCTTCAGTTCTGTATTTTGCTGGACCAAGGATCATCTCCAAGAGTGATTTATTCGGAGAAGTGTCTCTTTGATCATCTATGATAGGACGGCGAGATTGTTTTTCAACTTTTTCCAGTTTTTCTCTCTGTCCATCCGTATCCTGACGGCGATCATCGAAATACTTCGATTGACCTGAGCCTTTTTTACCAGGCTTTTTACCTTGAGGAGCGCGAGTATCTTCACTGCGATTCTCGTGGCGGTCTTTTCTAGAGTCTGATCGAGTCTCAGGTCTGTGCTTATCATTTTTATCTTTAAAAGATTTCTTTTGTGCACTTTTCTTATCTCGATAATCGTCTTGATCGTTCTTGTTTCCTTTATCCTTCTTGCGAAGTTTTTTAAGGAAGCCGCTTGCAGATCTTTCTGCAGTAGTAGGCGCATCTTCGTCTTCATCTCTGGCTTCAGCGCCGGCAAGAACGAAATTGATTTGACCAAGATCTACATCTGCAGAGGCCACCTGAATACGGATCAAATCACCGATATTGTAGGTAAAACCTGAGCGGCGACCCACTAAAGTCAAATTCTCTTCATCAAACTCAAAGCGATCGCCCGTAAGTTCTTCAAGTTTCACCAAGCCATCAACGTCGTACTCTCTTAAAAGTACAAAGACACCGAACTTCGCTACGGAGCTTATAATTCCATCGAACTCTTGGCCGATGAATTTTTCCATGAAGCGGGCTTTTTTAATCGACTGCAGTTGGCGTTCAGCTTTCGTTGAACGCTGTTCTGCTGCGGAAAGAACAGTTCCTGCCGAAGAGACTTCGTCTTCAGGCATCAGTCTATAGCCACCGCCATTTGGAAGAACCAAGTTCTTTAAAAGACGATGCACAATCAAGTCTGGGTAGCGACGAATCGGAGACGTGAAGTGAGTGTAGAACTCAAAACCTAAACCAAAGTGGCCGAGGTTATTTAAACTATACTTCGCCTGATTCATTGAACGTAGAGTGAGGATATTTAAAACTTGGGCTTCCGGTTTACCCGTAAACTCTTGCAGGGCGCGAGTGAGTCTCTTTTGAAGTTTTCCTTGGCCAAGTTTTGTTTCGCTTCCAAAGTTTTGCAAGTAACGCTCAAGCATCATGATCGCTTGTTCATTAGGTGGTTCGTGGATGCGATAAAGGGCTGGGATTTCTTTTTCCGTAATAAACTTCGCAACGGCTACGTTTGCCGCTAGCATCATCTCTTCGATCAAACGGTGAGAAAAGAGGCGTTCTGATTTTTGAATATCAATGGGAACACCAGCTCCATCAATAACCAATTCTGTTTCAGGGATCTCTAAATCCAAAGATCCTTCTTTAAATCTCTTGGCCATTAAGAGCTTGGCAAGATCTGCGGCTCTAAGAATCACTCCAGCAACGTCTTTGAACTTTTCAATAGGATTGCCGTCGATGATTTCTTGCGCTTCTCCGTAAGTGACGCGCGCTTTGCTGCTCATGACGCCTTCAAAGAACTCTGATTTACGAAGGTCGCCCGTGAAATCGAAGAGCATTTCAGCCACAAGGCAAAGTCTTGGACGGTGAGGATTTAAAGAACAAAGACCATTACTGAGGGCTTCCGGTAACATTGGCACTACATAGTTTGGAAAATACACTGAAGTTCCGCGCTCATAGGCATCGCGATCAATCGCTGAGTCGACTCTGACATAGTGGCTGACGTCAGCAATAGCCACCGTGAGTAAGAAACCTTCGTTTGTCATTTCCACACAGATCGCATCGTCAAAGTCTTTGGCTGTGGCGCCATCGATAGTGATTAAGTCTCTGTCGCGAAGATCACGGCGGTTTTTGAAGTCTTCTTCTGTAGGGTCTTCTGCAAACTTAGATGCTTGATCAAGAGTGGCTTTCGAAAACTCTAGTGGGATGCCATTAGAGCGAATCACGCGCAGGATATCTGTCATCGGATCTAGAGCATCGCCGATGATCTCTTTAACGATTCCAATAAAAGGTACGCCTTTTTCTGGATACTGAATGATTTCAGCAGTAACGAGCTCTTTATCTTTGGCGTTTAAAGAGTCTTCAAGTTTGATTTTGAGATCTTGTCCCCAGCCTTTTCCTTCATCGCGAAGGATGCCGTATTTATCGTTGAGTTTAAAGAAGCGACCAACGACGACTTTTGTTCCGCGTGAAAGAATGCGTACGATCTCACCGCGATAGCGATCAGCTTCTCTTTCTGGAAAGGCTTCAATGGCGACCTTATCATT carries:
- a CDS encoding hypothetical protein (COG0775 Nucleoside phosphorylase), with protein sequence MPSQPLDNLVKIGQLKEEPPSNDELTGLLRTARLKCTDSQNTALSLESRFELVYSAAHSFALAALRSHGYRSEDRYTVFQCLAHTSNLENAKIRILSDAHNKRNLAAYEGKVDISETFVNALIDVLISLRDFCKDLDPKT
- a CDS encoding hypothetical protein (COG0640 Predicted transcriptional regulators), which codes for MGIEKVSDTNNSRNSPPHKSLIDSLFTSTQKKVLGLLFASPDRSFFTTEVIQLTGGGSGAIQRELQSLSEAGIVSINTKGKQKYYQANKASPIFEELHSIILKTVGLTEPLKEALENLRQRIDLALIYGSIAKGTDTAASDIDLLIVSQEVSLAELYDTLTLAEETLGRKINPTLYTRDEFRSRIENKNSFVSKVLSDNIIILLGEINAFTAP
- a CDS encoding hypothetical protein (COG0583 Transcriptional regulator), whose product is MQQLYYELSVLTKAVNFKNLSAAALHVGLSQPQLSRIIAKIEDELKIVLLDRSAKRKSGWTPVAFELSAIFEKSIRRLESELRGVSNNEMVAELHIGTLEGLSDFALKVSKICFKQIGVKKITLDIYDLNELEANFLSGNLDIIFTSKIPGRQKFRYLKEIAFQRLEKIETSKDFTVLSSFEYGRANKKELEVFPHVFVSNSLSIRRSWFDMHGGTGHLPTEAKKVRANKEAEPVVMIGSELLSPILWEQITV
- a CDS encoding ubiquinone biosynthesis protein (COG0661 Predicted unusual protein kinase), translating into MSFEELGPTFVKLGQLLASRPDLVPEEYVHEFEKLHDNAQSLPFSVIEEVLKEEFGNSLTKKFSYIDENPLGSASIAQVHRAKLVSGEDVVIKVQRPGIVATINDDLSVLYLLAELIETYIPEARPYNPMGIVDEYFRTLELETNFVVEANNIRRFRENFKSNENIKIPKVYLEESTERVLVMEALAGIPLSQENALHQANVNPDEIIRIGLGAYLKMVFNDGLFHGDLHAGNFFILPNNQIGLIDFGVVGRLNTRTQTAIANMLLALSKEDYERFAFEFVDLAPFTDKVHIDLFAKDLRELIAPYFGLTLRNVNLGKILMKSAGIAADHHLQVPTDLMLFFKSIISIEGMGRKINENFDILQYSLQFAEELAKSQLGPQRFIHEMSQMARESKAFINALPRQLNFFLRKINSPSHAFKLEVKEIRELKRSVESSSNLLFLGLIIGSLILSSSYIFVHHTQSLILGIPAMSFIGYILSVIFGMIAFLNYIRKP
- a CDS encoding ribonuclease R (COG0557 Exoribonuclease R) — protein: MHKRKILNGTIKRHPDGFGFFIPEDIEHPDVYIPRHSMEGVMTNDKVAIEAFPEREADRYRGEIVRILSRGTKVVVGRFFKLNDKYGILRDEGKGWGQDLKIKLEDSLNAKDKELVTAEIIQYPEKGVPFIGIVKEIIGDALDPMTDILRVIRSNGIPLEFSKATLDQASKFAEDPTEEDFKNRRDLRDRDLITIDGATAKDFDDAICVEMTNEGFLLTVAIADVSHYVRVDSAIDRDAYERGTSVYFPNYVVPMLPEALSNGLCSLNPHRPRLCLVAEMLFDFTGDLRKSEFFEGVMSSKARVTYGEAQEIIDGNPIEKFKDVAGVILRAADLAKLLMAKRFKEGSLDLEIPETELVIDGAGVPIDIQKSERLFSHRLIEEMMLAANVAVAKFITEKEIPALYRIHEPPNEQAIMMLERYLQNFGSETKLGQGKLQKRLTRALQEFTGKPEAQVLNILTLRSMNQAKYSLNNLGHFGLGFEFYTHFTSPIRRYPDLIVHRLLKNLVLPNGGGYRLMPEDEVSSAGTVLSAAEQRSTKAERQLQSIKKARFMEKFIGQEFDGIISSVAKFGVFVLLREYDVDGLVKLEELTGDRFEFDEENLTLVGRRSGFTYNIGDLIRIQVASADVDLGQINFVLAGAEARDEDEDAPTTAERSASGFLKKLRKKDKGNKNDQDDYRDKKSAQKKSFKDKNDKHRPETRSDSRKDRHENRSEDTRAPQGKKPGKKGSGQSKYFDDRRQDTDGQREKLEKVEKQSRRPIIDDQRDTSPNKSLLEMILGPAKYRTEALGEKSNDNGPKLSKKLMFAENSKLRDNDEYSEKNSDTLKDRATDRKDPKKRGKTSNNRGSVRKARVSSGRGKSKAR